AAGTAATTTccgatgattttttttccgtttGCAGTTAAACATCCCACGACTATTCCCTCTgttaccttttttttcattattgtcAAAAGCGTTGGGGCAATACAGAGGACTAAGCACAGACGAAGATAATGCATTGACGCGAAAATCCAAATAAACACGTCATTCGTCCCAACCGGTacctcttttctttcgtcTTAATTTGTTTTAAGgaattgttgataattactACCAATAGGCAAGAACAAAAGTATATCTATCCCATATTATATAAAAGAGATATGTAAAACGCATGCTGTTTGGCCGAACATATTAAATACGCTCAGTACAATATTTGCTTTAGCAATTCGATATATCGATTCATATCTTTCATATACAAATACAGAGTTAATGTTCACTAATTGATCTTTAACTTCATCTGTGCCCACGATCAGCAAGCAAGAAGCTTGACCTTCGTTCACCCTGAGCTGCGTGCGACGCCAATGTAAACATATACGAAGTACATGTTAGCAAACAGTCGAAGTTTTTCATACTATCACCTTAGTTCTTGTGCGAATAAAGATAACCCATTTGCTGCAATAATCACAAATCTTGAAGCCTTAATTTGTGACACGTTGAGATTACCTTCTAATTATTATCCATGTAGTATATGCATATTTTACTTTCGGAAACAATATACAATAAAAAGTGATAATTTGCAATGtaagttttatttttttttattacaaagaatgtttttttgtttataaATTAATTGATATTATGGCACGTGATAAACAAATTTCCAATATAAGCCATCAGTTTTTTGAAGTATGAGGGCATCgtaaaaattttcactaGGTATTAATTATTTTGTTGTGAAGAAAGATACTAAAAACAAACAGTAAACCATTTATAAGGACAAACTATTACGTTATGCCTTCCGAAAATCCAGACGtacttttttccaagattgTTAAAGTGGTTAGAGCTGCATCCTCATTAGCCAGTCAAGATGTGGACTTTTATAAAAATCTAGAGAGGGAATTCAGTAATGTTCTGAAGTCAAAATCAGATAAGCTCACAGATATGGTAAATGAAATCATCTTGTCTATTGATGAACATCATGAATCATTTGAACttaaagaagatgaaatttctgGTTTATGGAAAGATTTCGGAAATATTATGGACAACCTGTTAGAAATGTCAGATCATTCACTAGATAAATTGAATCACACCGCAAACTCAAAGGTAAGTGGTGCTGAGCTTCAATATTTAGGCGATTTTTCAGGAAAGGACTCTTTATCTACGAAAAGACTCGAAAAACCTCAgttaaaattcaaaaaatcaattgaTAATAGTGAAAGTCATCCGTTCATACCGCtattaaaggaaaaaccaAACGCTTTAAAGCCACTTTCTGAGAGTTTACGGTTGGCTGAGGCTGAGGAAAATAATCCCAGTCACTACCTCCATCCGTATGCGTATGAAATTGATCACCAAGAATATAGCTCAgatgttcttcaaataaaaaaggagATTCCTTCCAAATCCTGGGATGACTCGGAACCAATCTGGATAGATACAAAGACAAAGCTTGGATTAATGCTAgaggatttgaaaaatgcatCTGAAATTGCCGTTGATCTTGAGCATCACGATTATAGATCATATTACGGTATAGTTTGCCTTATGCAGGTTAGTACAAGGGAAAGAGACTATCTAGTGGATACCATAGAACTTCGTGATGCCCTACATATTCTAAATGAAGTATTCACGGATCCGTTAATTGTGAAAGTTTTTCATGGTGCTTTCATGGATATTATTTGGCTCCAGCGAGATCTAGGGTTATATGTCGTTGGTCTATTCGATACTTATCATGCCTCTAAGGCTATTGGACTTCCAAGACATAGTTTGGCCTATCTGctagaaaattttgccaatttcaaaacttcaaagaagTACCAGTTGGCTGACTGGCGTGCAAGACCGCTTTCTAAGCCTATGACCGCCTATGCCAGAGCAGATACTCATTTCTTATTAAACATATATGACCAATTAAGAAACAAGCTTATTGAGTCTAATAAGTTAGCAGGTGTCCTATATGAATCAAGAAATGTCGCTAAAAGGCGTTTTGAATACTCAAAGCATAGGCCACGAACACCTTCTTCGGAAGTTTATTCTCCAATCGAAAAAGAGAACCCTTGGAGAGTATTGATGTACCAGTACAATATAACTTCTGAGAAGGAAGAGTTGGTAAAGGATTTATATCTGTGGAGAGACTTTATAGCAAGACGGGATGATGAATCGCCGAGATTTGTCATGCCAAATCAATTATTAGCTGCTCTTGTCGCATACGCACCAATCGACGTCATAGGTGTTGTTTCTTTGACTAACGGCGTAACAGAACATGTTCGACAAAATGCCAAAGTACTGGCTAATTTAATCGAGAATGCATTAGGAAACATTAAAGATACCAATAAGAAAACTACTTCAATTACTTCCTCCGAATCCAAACCTGATGGAATTTCATTAGAAGTTATTACAATTTCTCAAATTCGTGATATAATGGAAAGGTTTTCGCTTTTATCCAACAGTGGCGTTATCAACAATCGAACCAAGACTGGTGATAGTACATCTTCCATTCTCTTAGGTAAGACTCTaccatttgaagaatgcGGCATATCGTATGGGAAAAAGGGCACACCAAATAAAGTTAAAGTTGAAGACATCAAGGCGCGAGCTCAGAAATTTAATTCTGCCTTAGCGGGTTTAGAGAACATTATGTTTGAATTAGAGAAGCCAGTCACTGTTCCCGCTAGCGTAGAAAAGGGTGAGGCGGTAGAAATTGAATCTGCGCCTGAGCTACCATCTAAAGCTGAGAGTTTCGATGATATTATTgtcttgaagaagaagaaaatgcatAAGAAGCAGCCAGCGAAGGGAAAAGATATGACGGTAAAAGAAGCCGTTGACTATTCTAAGATGCCTAGTGTCCTATCCAGTAAGCCGGGCCAAAATAGGAAGCAAcagagaaagagaagatttGATCCTTCATCAAACGATAGTGAGGGGCCAAGGGCTgctaaaaagaaaagaccTGCCCCTAGAGGTAAGAATATGTCTTTCAAAAGGTAATTTGTATAAGTATACATTTTTATATAGCTACAACACTTGTTAATTAAGATCCCCTCTCATCTAATTTGACATTTGTACCATACAATCCAAATTCTAATCTGGTTCCACCCCAGTTTCTCCCGCCTTGTTGTTACTGAATTTTAACTTGTCTTCTGCACTATGAGGGAAACcgcaatttttcttgtgaTTACAAAATCAGAGGTTAACCGGAGATTTTAGTTGAGTTTTACAGTGATGGAACTTCGTTCGAGTATTCATTCGTGTTAAATACATAGTGGAATTGTAATAGTGCCTTAAATACGTAGAGAAACTATATATGTTATAGCAGTGGTGATCCAAAAGGGCGACTTACAGGACTCCTACTTTTCACAGCTTGCCTCCCATAAAAAATGGCCATTGGTAAAAGACTATTGGTGAACAAACCGGCAGAAGAATCATTTTACGCTTCCCCCATGTATGATTTTCTATATCCATTTAGGCCAGTAGGGAACCAATGGCTGCCAGAGtacattatttttgtatgtGCCGTGATAGTGAGATGCGCAATTGGACTTGGTCCATATTCTGGAAAAGATAGTCCACCGTTACACGGTGATTTTGAAGCTCAAAGGCACTGGATGGAAATTACACAGCATCTCCCACTTTCCAAATGGTACTGGTATGACTTACAGTATTGGGGATTGGACTATCCGCCACTGACAGCTTTTCACTCGTGCCTTTTTGGTCTAATTGGAACCTTCTTCAATCCATCTTGGTTTG
The DNA window shown above is from Saccharomyces kudriavzevii IFO 1802 strain IFO1802 genome assembly, chromosome: 15 and carries:
- the RRP6 gene encoding exosome nuclease subunit RRP6 (similar to Saccharomyces cerevisiae RRP6 (YOR001W); ancestral locus Anc_6.25); this translates as MPSENPDVLFSKIVKVVRAASSLASQDVDFYKNLEREFSNVLKSKSDKLTDMVNEIILSIDEHHESFELKEDEISGLWKDFGNIMDNLLEMSDHSLDKLNHTANSKVSGAELQYLGDFSGKDSLSTKRLEKPQLKFKKSIDNSESHPFIPLLKEKPNALKPLSESLRLAEAEENNPSHYLHPYAYEIDHQEYSSDVLQIKKEIPSKSWDDSEPIWIDTKTKLGLMLEDLKNASEIAVDLEHHDYRSYYGIVCLMQVSTRERDYLVDTIELRDALHILNEVFTDPLIVKVFHGAFMDIIWLQRDLGLYVVGLFDTYHASKAIGLPRHSLAYLLENFANFKTSKKYQLADWRARPLSKPMTAYARADTHFLLNIYDQLRNKLIESNKLAGVLYESRNVAKRRFEYSKHRPRTPSSEVYSPIEKENPWRVLMYQYNITSEKEELVKDLYLWRDFIARRDDESPRFVMPNQLLAALVAYAPIDVIGVVSLTNGVTEHVRQNAKVLANLIENALGNIKDTNKKTTSITSSESKPDGISLEVITISQIRDIMERFSLLSNSGVINNRTKTGDSTSSILLGKTLPFEECGISYGKKGTPNKVKVEDIKARAQKFNSALAGLENIMFELEKPVTVPASVEKGEAVEIESAPELPSKAESFDDIIVLKKKKMHKKQPAKGKDMTVKEAVDYSKMPSVLSSKPGQNRKQQRKRRFDPSSNDSEGPRAAKKKRPAPRGKNMSFKR